The Arachis ipaensis cultivar K30076 chromosome B05, Araip1.1, whole genome shotgun sequence nucleotide sequence cccaatttacaaggggattcccacagaatcatgaaacacaacatagatgaacaaaggaactctaagacatctatggctttttcttttaattttgcactctctgccttttttcgctctatggctttttcatacaaacctcactgtttgcctttttccatgagactcaagacatgacaaaattaaacagaaaaattacaaaacagaatacattgaaggagaagagaaaactgttagctcaggtagctctgagaattctgtgccttgcactctcaaacttTCTCCTTGAATCAAACCgtggctgttctccctttttatagaagagggaagcctccacagTTGAACCAAAAACCCAAGCTCAACTTCTTTTCCTTCACAcataaccggttcggccacagaGAGAGAGAAGGTAactcatgcaaaacccaacatgcaaatACCTCTAgttcttccttggtcatcactcttcatcaatccgagcgctccatccttagcttgctctccaagatggatttttggcctcatcataaataaatataaataaattttgttttaattCAGCATATAATTAACTAGATGCTATCTATAGCACATAATATTATTTGGTGATAATAACATTTAATCATGCAacacaattaaaataaatttaaaaaatcatcCACTAAAAAGAACAAAGACACTAAAGGTAAATTTATTATAGATGTTTTAAAACTATCAGCTCAATTCTCATGTGTTATCATAAAAAAGGAAATttcttttataaatatatttttaccaAGTATAAAACTGTATGAAGTTTGATAGTTCATTCCATTAGTTAATTGGTATCACgtttttatttttacatttatAAGTAGCATCATATACATTTTTAATTTGGTCACGTAAGATAATTGGGTACAATAAAAATTTACTAAATATATCTTCACATAGTCCGCGCGAAGCGCGGGTATTTATTCTAGTATAGGTAAAAGCTTTACACCTCTATATACTAGACACTTCTAATATTAATCATATTTAGTAAAATTAAAGcattgttctttttttttataaaaaatgttgGTAACAACTTAAGATAACAAATGTAGAAATAacaaatcaaattttataaaatattatgtTTAGCTTTTTCTAAATGTATTTATTATCTATTTTGTGGATTattgttttctgtttttattattattgatatGGTTTTTTTTGTTGGTACTGTTGTGAATGTAGTTCTTTTTTCTATTATTTGTGTATATTTTAAGATAGTATCTTTGTGTAGATGGAGCCACGTTAAGTTATATAAAAATATAGGTTAATTAAAAATTAAGTAACTAATTTGAGcaagaaaaattataaataacttaGTGTATGCAAAATGATAGATATCggctaatttttatatttataaaaaaaattcaacattATAAAAAAGTGACAACCAATCTGGACTCTAATAGAAAGTTGGATTTCTCTTGAAATTTAGTAATTATTTTCGTCTATACCTTGCTTCTTGATATTGGGCGGATATTAATTGAGCAGTTGCGATTCTGAAAATTAATATTTGCCAAATGGaacaatatttaaaatataaattgtgGGAAAAGCTAAATGAGCTAAAGAACATAAATATTGAACTTACCAATGCTCATGAGCAATTCTTGGAGGCATGCTGGCAATTTTGCAGACCACAAAAACAAAAACTCGATTTCTTTAGAATAGTTATACTATGAATGTAAATGGATATTCCAGAATTaaagatatatgtatatatatatatatatatataagtgtgcacatatttatgatatttttttgtcATTTGTGACCGTTAAAATAACCATTATAATTAGGCttgcacatggatcggataatatccgcatattcgcggtaattatccgcatctgatccgaattttgcggatattatccgatccgcactatggtaggatcggattgcggatttggcagtgatatttgtggatccgatccgcaaatctgCATATCCGCACatctcatataaatagcatagtttaagaaagtaaaccctaatgtgatatgaattttagtgtgttattttatgaattttatgatatcttgtttttaatttttgatgttgtacttcaacttagaataattaaaattaaatcttgtgttattattttgtttttgttattcaagagaacttttattgataatattttagaagtaaatatgcttaaacaggtgaaaaataaattttctggatATTTCTTTTTGTAAAAACAGCcaaacaaaatcttaaaatagtttttttgaattatgcggatatacccgatatcGGATCCGCAAGTATGTGGATCGAATCGGATTCAGCCTGAAAAAGTGCGAATATCGTATCCGATCCGTGTACAGCCTTAATTATAGTTACCGTTGTAATCTTTCATTACTTAATATATAATTTTGTTATTCTTAATTACATTTAAAACAAATATTACAATTCTTAAATTATCNTTTTAATTAGAGATAAAGAGATTAAAAGGTATTTTAATTagataaattatatttaaattgtgTAAATTTGTCAACTGACGTGATATAATAGTAAAAATTAGACGGCTAATAATGCATCTAAAGACCATTTTAATTCTACTTAATATATTACTAATAGATAATATTACATAGACTCTCCCGACTTAATTCTTCATGAGTTGTAAAACAGATAACACACGGAAGAAAATGGAAAATCTTTCTTCCGTGACAATAAGCATTCAAAGCATTTTGCCGGACATTATCCTAAATTGTGAAGAAAATTATATGCATTCATACTACATAAATTGAGCCAAACATAGGCTGACTTATTATTCAACACTCTTGAAAACCCGGGGAACTAATGTGTGTTGACTCAGTTTACAAGATAagaatgagtacatataatacaTCAACAAAGCATGTACATGACAACTAATTGCCGAAAAAACAAAACCCATCCCACTACATTTTGCTAGTTTCATAGTAGATCAATGCATAAATTATAAAGTCTATCCGTTCATTTGTATTCCTTTCTTCATGAGAGCACCGTTTTCAACTTTTGCCATGTTGCCCCGAACATGGGTGTCTCCATAGAGTAAAAATGGCTACAGCTTATAATCCTGTCAATATTTACAGATTACACTGCAGACACTACATCGTGGTCCTGAAAAGCAGGTTCTTGGTCTGTTTTTCCTCTCCAGAGGATTATCTGTTCATCCTTGAACAAGATTGGGACACACGGCACCAAATCCTACAATAGCAACATGGTTAAATGACTTCAGGCACATACTCATGTAAGATCTGATTTTCAGCTACACGATGCAAACACTGGATTTTGACATACCCGTAGCTTAACTCCAATCTTTTTGCAGTCACTCATTCCAACATGTCTGCAGTCCAGTCTCACAACCTCCTGAGTCTTGAAAGCTTCTCTCACTCTCTCCACTACATTCACATATACACCATTTCTAGCTgaacataaaaatttgaaaatcataacACGTTAGGATCAGCAACTTCTTCAAACAGGCAAGGACTAAATAGTAGCCATTAGTTTAGCATGTATTTCTATTTCGAATGAGATGCTTTAGAAATTGGAATCAATTCTACAGGCCCAAAATCAATTTGAGATGATGTTTGATTTTCATGAACGATCATCAATTCTTGCCTCTAGATTTGACTTTAAAAGAAGTAAAATCTTTTTACTATCTATCATAATCACTTTTAGACGAACTACCAAACTTAATCACTTCACAATAAAACTAATTCAAACTAAATCAGTTATGCTATCTTCCCAAGAATAATATGAAAACATAACCAAATACAGAGTCTTCAATACCAAAGTTCACTTACTGAGTTTCATCAGGGGGTCTAAGTCCAACCCCTTCTTTCTCATTTCCTTCGTTCTTTCATACGTCAAACCCTCAATGACACTCATCACAAGCCTTGGATATATTGGTGCATAGGGCTTCCACAGCATGAGAGGAATAACAGGGTGGTTCTTGGGATCATAATTTCGACCTCTATACAACAACAAAATATTGATGTTTCGGTAGATGACTTTTCCACCAGACTTGTCCTGTAAATACAGCAATAGTACacaaattatgaatgaacattgTAAACTGCAAATTAGACAGCAAGAATGGGGACCTCGAGGTGGAAACAAATTTTATCCATGTCAAGAGTTGGCACACCCAAGCACTTGATTCTGACAGCTTCAGCTTTCTTCCAGTGATTATGGATGTCATCCAGCATGTTGTGTGTGACTCCTCCCTTCCCTACCACCACAACATATACAACATTATCTACTTCCAATTAAAGGTGGTAACTGGTAAGTATTCATCATACATTAGCCCAAAGAGATTTTAGCATGAATGGACTGAGTTTAGACACGATTCACAACAAGGTGCAATGACATTTTGTGCTCCATGCAGCTAACCCTATCTAGTGGGGCAAGCCTTTGTTATTGTATTTAGTAGATGAGTTAATTGAAGATGCATTTCCTTTGGTGCATCAGATTAAAAATGCATCTAGTTTAAATTGACAATCTTACactaatgattttgaaattcacTTACATAATTATACTATTATACTATAACCTGGTACAAAAATTTACTATAAAGAAAGATCCAGTTGAAACAAAAACGAAAAGAAACTGCAAAATTGCAGTATTTGGCATTTCTCGATCCTTAAGCATTTACACTAGCATTGCAGATAAGCATAAAATAATACATACATGCTTACAGAACAATTGTGTTAGAATTGAAGTCACTAAAGCCAGGAAAGAAAATCACATAAAGTAATTTAACATATATACATGTTTTGCAGTAGAAACAGGTTTGGTTTAGTTCACAAGAGGAGAGGCAAGTAGTCTACTTGCTGGTTTTAGTTGTTTTGGTTCCTAATTGCTGTTAATTCGCTATCTGTTTGTTCCCTTTGAGCTGCACTAGCAGGCATAAGGGCAGTAGTCATAGTCCTAgctagttgattagttagttttagttttgtgAATTTTCTGTTAAAACTGTTAAAACTGGAGAGGAAGAACTCCCTCCACAGTTGGTAGTTCCAACCGTGTATTTCAATAAGGGGTTGTGATTTGCAATCCCTAGTTCATCAATAGAGCCTTATATTAACAATATTGAAATTTGAACCATCACCTCATGTAGACAAACCACTTCTCTTACCACCACTACTACTGGTACAATAACAATAACTAGAGAGATTGCAAAGAGATTACCCAAATTGATTTGCCTTGCACAGTCACTGTGACGGTATCGTTCCACGAGCTCCGCCACCTCATCCTCCGTGAGCGGTTCTCCAAGGACCCGATTCCGCTCCTCTTCTAGCCTCGTCCGGTTCACTTCCTCCTGAACTGGTGCGCACGTCCCAGTCCATTTCCGGTCAAGCCGGCCAGGTCCAAACGGAGAGAACTTCGGTGATTCGCGGAAGCTGATGGGTGTCACGGAAGAGTTGGTTTCTGAGTAAGAGTATCTGAAATCAAATGGAAGCTCTGATTTTAGGGGAAGTTTCGGGGCTGCGATTTTATCAGGATCATTgatgttctttgttttctttttcttcttgtttttctcaTTTACTTTATGATGTGGCTTCCTGGAGGGTGAAAATGGCGGGTCATAAATGTTCTCGTGGATAGAGCGAGTGAGGAAGCGACGGAAAGAGAGATGAAAATGACATGTTTTGAGTGAGAACGGCAGGTGGCTCCACATTTGGTGAAATAGTGTCACTTGAAGGAGGCCTTTGGTCGGTagaccaaggttctgaaaactggaccggtcatcaaaccgctttAGTCACTGATTTAATAGTTTATTGGTCCAACCGGTTCAACCACATCAACCagaaaaaccgttttagaatagaataataaataaattataaatatgcaAGTATTAAGTTGAGGGTATAGGGTAGTATGAAGTTTTTCCAATGGAGTGGTGAATTACCTCTTTTAGGATTTtcctttttttatattaaatgcaAAATTGCCAGATGAAAGCATGATACCAAGCAAGTATAATTCCTCATCAGTACACAAAATGTTAAAAGAAATATCTGACAAGAATAAGAAGAATATCAAATGAATTATCATAAATCCAACTGAAAAATAAACATAGTACTCGCATAAATAAATttgataatattattaataacaaAGTTGGTAGTGAACTAGTGCTAGAAAGGCTTCACCAAATGAAGGTGCATACAGGCTTTAAGAGACAATAGACTTGGGTTTGTACAGTAGCATTTTAGACGAGTTGCTTTAAAGACCATTTGGTAAAACTAAGCTTTGAATAGGTACAATACAGGCTTCACCAAATGCTCATAAGTCATAACACACAGAAAGACAGTTTCTCATGACACTAAACCTGCATAGTAAATAATCTCAAAGACAATGATCACCAATACCagcaaataaacaataaatatcTCAAAGACAATGATCACCAATATCCagcaaataaacaataaatacacaacaacaatttagcaaataaacaagaataagacctaaatagaaaatccaacaaattaagTCGCAGCAACCTAACAATTTGGCAAATTAAAACAACAGCAGCCCAACAACTTAGCAAATTATTATGTTTGTTcaagaacagaaaatcacaactaaaacaaaaaaaaattagaagtaacagaagaacaacagaacaacaacacaagaacaattagcaaattaacaagttcACAATAACAGTTAAAATTTACCAGAAGAACACTAATGCAAGTGGAATAATCATACTAATATGTTTTCTGCAAAGATGCTATTTGTGCagctaaaatttcctaattactatgatccaattattctaatttcacatgcaatcaacttactaagtttctaaaagctagaaattataaaaccaacaagaaatatggttaaagcatttcatcaaacatggtGAGTGCGGTGAAATTAAAAcgaaataagagaattcaaagcttaatttcaatgtgatagagaagagaacataactATTTTAAGTTTGTAACTTTAATTCAGTCAATGAAAAATTCCAAACCactaccaaatcaaataattacttattgtaatagaaatcagaagttgcagagtttgaagcagagtattggtgttgtgtgAGTATAGGGAACGGCGGGTATAGGTAACTCACGACGGCGACAAAAGAGAGCAGTTCGACGGCTGGGTGGAGCGCGCGGGTTGATCGCAGAGTTTGAAGTAgagcaacgtggcttccagacgaaTGCGAACTCGAACGGTGAACAGCGAGTGAACGCGAACGGTGAACGCCGAGCGAACGCGAACGGCGAAGAACGCGAACGAAGACGACAGCTGAACGAAGACGCGAACGTGAACGGCAAACAAGCGGCGACGGAAGCGcggctgagcagacaaagacgacggacgccgagctcgaggaagcagccgcgatcggtgacagcgaacaggggttgaagacttggagcacGAGGGAAGCTAGATGACGGATGGCGAACTTTGAGTGCGACGGATGGCGAACTTTGAGTGCGACGGACGGCGGCAGTATGCCACTCCTTGCGGCGGTGGTGTAGGCTTATAGTGCTAGGGTTTTGTGTGATTTCtctgaatgaaagaaagaaagggtgaaagggagaaagaaacgaaGGAGCTTCCCTTTTTTGTGTAAACCGGCCGGATTTCGGTTCGGTCGACCAGCCGGATTCCGGTTCGATCCGATTGGTCAGTTCTCATCCAGTTCAACAGTTATTTACCGATTTTTATTACTGGTTTTATTACCGGTTTTACATGTTTGACCGAATCGTTAATATTATCGGTTTGCAGTTGAACCAGTCCA carries:
- the LOC107643801 gene encoding CRS2-associated factor 2, mitochondrial; this encodes MWSHLPFSLKTCHFHLSFRRFLTRSIHENIYDPPFSPSRKPHHKVNEKNKKKKKTKNINDPDKIAAPKLPLKSELPFDFRYSYSETNSSVTPISFRESPKFSPFGPGRLDRKWTGTCAPVQEEVNRTRLEEERNRVLGEPLTEDEVAELVERYRHSDCARQINLGKGGVTHNMLDDIHNHWKKAEAVRIKCLGVPTLDMDKICFHLEDKSGGKVIYRNINILLLYRGRNYDPKNHPVIPLMLWKPYAPIYPRLVMSVIEGLTYERTKEMRKKGLDLDPLMKLTRNGVYVNVVERVREAFKTQEVVRLDCRHVGMSDCKKIGVKLRDLVPCVPILFKDEQIILWRGKTDQEPAFQDHDVVSAV